In Helianthus annuus cultivar XRQ/B chromosome 3, HanXRQr2.0-SUNRISE, whole genome shotgun sequence, a single window of DNA contains:
- the LOC118490583 gene encoding WD40 repeat-containing protein HOS15-like — MTMLKHKAESDHIIKQHINVGWDTSCSHDGLARIWHANGVVWDINANELMQQFRFHSGSILDVDWRTNRTFASGSTNTMIYVCKIGENQSVKFFLDIRK, encoded by the exons ATGACGATGTTAAAGCACAAAGCTGAGAGTGACCACATAATCAAGCAACACATTAACG TTGGATGGGACACTTCCTGTTCACATGATGGCTTGGCTAGAATATGGCATGCAAATG GTGTTGTCTGGGACATAAATGCTAATGAATTGATGCAACAATTCAGATTCCATTCAG GTTCTATTCTGGATGTTGATTGGCGGACCAATCGCACATTTGCCTCGGGCTCAACTAATACTATGATCTATGTTTGCAAAATTGGGGAAAATCAATCTGTCAAATTTTTCCTGGACATAAG GAAGTAG